The Glycine soja cultivar W05 chromosome 19, ASM419377v2, whole genome shotgun sequence genomic sequence TGAACCAAAATTGGAGAACGAGttaatcaccaataatgttgacAATGcttgatgttttattttatttgttgttttagaCATTAAACTAACTTGTTTGTAATactttttaatgttaattttgcACTTTGCACCTTAATGCTTTATTTTGGTAGACCATTGGATTATCTTTAAGTTTATAATATGCTATTGTTGTTacttatttttcatgttttttttttaatttttcagttttttttaaatgataaaaaatattaaaaaaaattgtcatttccTAGCCTATCTTGAGATTTTTATATTTACCGTTTTCCGTCCTCCGTCCTCCGTCCTGGTGCCCGTTTTGGTGCATCCTAGGTCTCGACCCCATCATGTTCGAACTGAAAAGAAACTACCCACAAACATGCACTAAATTGCCTATAAATTCAGAACGAGttttattgaatttattttaaaaaatatttattattttatcatcttaaaaaaaaattacttcctAAAGTATAAGTATTATCGTGCACGCACCCGGTTAGGAAGCCGCAAAGTGCTGAGTGCAGATGTGATGATTATTATGCCTGTCTCTGCCAACAGGGGACCTACAGCACATGCTGCCCATAGATCTATCCAACTGACTAGTAAACATATTCTTGGGGAAGAAAAGGAATATACTGCTACCATTTTCAAATCACAGTGATGAAAGAGTAAATCCTGACTTCAACGTATTAGATTCTGCACGAAATGTGACAAATTAAGGGAGTAATAAACGAAGGAAAGGAGATGTACAGTGTACAGATGTGAAATGTAGCCCAAAATTCCAAAATTCTTGCATGGGTAAACTAAGACTTTACAAACTCAAGCTGTGACCTGAACAGACTTTGTGCGGGGGGAAAAAGAATATACTAAAACGTGTATAAGCTATACACTAAgcttgaaattttaatatgcaACGTGTCTAATCTACTCAAGTTGgccttcttttttttgtaaGCTGGGTCCCCATATACGAATGGTATAATCATCACTTGCAGATGCCAACATTTGTGGTATTTTGGGGTTCCAACTCACACAGTTCACAGTCATGGAGTGCCCAGATAGAACCTCTACAGGCCTGGAGTTCCGGCAGTTCCAAATGTATACCTGTATTAGTAGTAAGATGTTTACTAACAATAAGAATGCCTTGTAAAACAGGTGAGTAGGTTATAGGGAATGTCTATATATGAACACCAAGAAAAGGGGAGTACCTGTGAATTCTCACTACCACTGGCGATAAACGTGTTATTCAATCCACCAAAGCATGACCTTATCACATATTTGTGTTGCTTGTGGCCCATAAACCTCAATGGCTTATCCCATTTCCCAGCCACATCCCACATATGAATCTCCTGGCTGTTTAGATTGACAATGAAGAACTTGCTATCTCCTGAAACTGAAAGGGATGTGATTGGGTGCTCCTCTGAAATGACTCGCTCAGCATAGGTTCCCATGTGCAGAATCCGAATTTCTTTATCCATGAATATGCTGATAAGATACTCACCATCTGGAGTAACAGCAAGATCTACGACCTTGGGCATCCTCATTCCTCTCCATGATTTTATCACATTTCCATCACAATCCCACATGCAAACGCCCTTTTCAGGGTCAGAACTGCCACACACGAACTGTTTTGAGTTGGGAAACCAGGCACAAGAGCTGacaacaaagccttgattcccAAATGTGTGCTTGCATGTACCTGTTTCAACATCCCACAGCTTCAAAACTTCTGTGTTCCCACATGTAAGCAACTTGGTGTCATCAGGACTCCATGCTACAAAAGATACAGCATGTTGGTGACCATAAAGTGTGTGCTTCAATGTCAATTTCCCATCCTCCAGCACCTGACAGAAGTATTTCAGAACATTAGAAATGTTTGAAAGGGTGAGAGTTgtgttgaattattttttttatgagctGTGGAGCCACTCACATTTTCCAATAGTTATTGATAGATTTACAGACAGAGTAATCAcagttgacaaaaaaataacttcTAGCTTGATAATCAGTGATTGATTAGCataaatgttaatattttaacaaGAAACTACACAGCTCTACTGTCAATGAACCTGTCATTGCTAGGCAATCTACATTCCTTTTAGTGAGATAAACCTAGATTCTGTATAACCATGAGGGTATGCCTTAATTATTCAGGGCCAAGAGAATGAACATAGCGTGCTTTACATCCTACTTTTATGATCCATGGGTCAACTGTAGTGAAaatgccgataaaaaaaaaaactgtagtgAAAATGTCTTGAATGAAGtggaaaaaggaaaatttagAGGGCAGAATGACCCCACTTGCATAATTTAACATGTTAACTAATACTTCCTCTGCCTCATAACtgaaaaaatagaatgaagaaACTTCTCTTTCATATCACAATTTACAAGCTTATTTTCAGTCTTTATCAGCATCATAAAATTACCATCTGCCCCCATTGAGTACTTTACTTGATCTCCAACAAACGGAATATCATAATATCACTTTGACAGCTAAAGAGAAAGACAACAGATTTATAACAGTAGATTTAGAGACTGTTAGTATTATGCTCCAAACTTTGTTTCCTTGAcagcaaaatatttttttataaggaatTCCAGCCTCAGCAAGTGTTCCAAACTCCATTTGGAAGGTATCCAATCAGGCAATTACGAGATAGGATTTCTGTGGGTTGGCTATTGAAGTGGCTTAGCAAGTGACCTAGAAGCATTGACCATTTCTATCTTTCTATCTAGTAACTAGTAAGACCAAAACTAGCATGGAACCTTACCTCAAAAGATAAACCCATCAGTCTAAACTCAATAGGTTCTCTCGATGGTAATTTGGGTAGATATTTTAAGTATCCATCCATATATCCATGGATATCAGATAGGACACCAGTGTCAGAATACAGATATTGTATAGGTATTACTCTGATCTTAAAATGGGTGTCTGGAATTTAGGATACAGAACAcaggaataaaaaatttagtaattTATCGGATAGGATAGGAAATGTATATTGGTCAGAGATCTCAAATAGAATAGTAATAGCTATAAAACTTTTTTCTCATACATATTGGGAGCTTAAACACAAATTgacatttaagaaaaaaagccATTAATA encodes the following:
- the LOC114400280 gene encoding WD repeat-containing protein WDS homolog, whose translation is MENPCEVLGSKGLIRRHEFVRIIIQCLYSLGYSSSASCLESESGISYKSNEVKLLESLILNGSWDESIDYLNSIKDELGETRESALFLVFRQCVMEYLNCGEYALALGVLRKQVSALDAGKCKVHSFAKCLLSFKDRELGAVDGGDVVVHDLRKKLLADLEKLFPPPISVPEGRLEHLVENTVMSWVDSCMYHSSSSPISLYEDHHCSRDQIPTTTTQILTGHKNEVWFVQFSNNGEYLASSSNDCTAIIWKVLEDGKLTLKHTLYGHQHAVSFVAWSPDDTKLLTCGNTEVLKLWDVETGTCKHTFGNQGFVVSSCAWFPNSKQFVCGSSDPEKGVCMWDCDGNVIKSWRGMRMPKVVDLAVTPDGEYLISIFMDKEIRILHMGTYAERVISEEHPITSLSVSGDSKFFIVNLNSQEIHMWDVAGKWDKPLRFMGHKQHKYVIRSCFGGLNNTFIASGSENSQVYIWNCRNSRPVEVLSGHSMTVNCVSWNPKIPQMLASASDDYTIRIWGPSLQKKEGQLE